CCCACTTCTGCTGCGCCCTCTCGGACAGCAGAGGCCGCATCTGCATGAGTCGCGTCGCGTAGATGTGCGCGTACTGGCGGCTGAAGCTCCGCTCCCCGACCAGGAACCGCTCGGAGCACGCGCTGTAGGCCGGGGACACGCGCTCAAACACCGGGCCCTGGTCCTCCGAGGCCGGGCGGCTCAGCAGAGACGAGCCCGGCTTCTGGGCGCTCATGTCGGAGAACATGACGGTCCTGAAGCGGAGACAGTGGAGAGGTTTTAAAGCGcagacagactcagattattattctaagtgtgtgacaacattatgggatggatccctacagagatagacctttt
The window above is part of the Etheostoma cragini isolate CJK2018 unplaced genomic scaffold, CSU_Ecrag_1.0 ScbMSFa_3096, whole genome shotgun sequence genome. Proteins encoded here:
- the pold2 gene encoding DNA polymerase delta subunit 2 produces the protein MFSDMSAQKPGSSLLSRPASEDQGPVFERVSPAYSACSERFLVGERSFSRQYAHIYATRLMQMRPLLSERAQQKWGKIIRDH